A segment of the Paramisgurnus dabryanus chromosome 5, PD_genome_1.1, whole genome shotgun sequence genome:
GCAACACAGTTTGCCTTTGGGTAAAGACTGCATCTCACAAACATCAGGTGGATCTGACAAATCAGTTTGAAATACCTGTCGTATCTGTTTGAAGGAGTCCGGCTCTACATTGGCAAATATGTTGCATTCAGGCATGGAGAGGATCTGGAAGGCCACAGCACAATGATGGTTCTCCAGTGGGGAGATGTCATTATAGCGTACAGCCAGCTCAGTACGAGCATTAATCTGATACCTAAATGTAGGAAAAATTGTCCACCATTACAGTGTTTGAAATTAAATGCAACacaaatcatattttaaaataatgaattaTATTGATGCAAGTTTACCGTTTCTACTGTTTCAAGTTTTTGCAACTACAAAGTGTTAATTATTTATCTTAATTTGAAAGGGTACATCTATTTATTTGTGATGTGTTGCTTGATAAATGTTTCTTGATCATAAATCAATGGACTACAATTCAAACATGAACTTAAAGGTATCCAAAACTTATTTGGGACTACTATTCAGAAAACTAACCAAAATGTCAAACGATTGCATGTGATTACACAATAAGTGTTATAAGTGGGTTAGTAAAGTGGGATATGTCAGTGACATACGTGTTGTTGTATCCCGGGTGGTCCAGATCGTGGCACACTGCTGCAGTCATCAAAATACACATGTCTGTCATAGTCAGCCTCTCCTGGGAACAAAAGCAGGCAACATGTTTATCTGACAAACGTACAGAAGCACATCCTTAACAACATGCATGCAGAAATGTGTCACTGTGACCTCACCTGAAGGTTACACAAATGGAGCATACCGTACATCATCTGGCTCACACAAAAGCAATGGCGGAAGTTGTGGAAGGGATTGTCGCGATAATTTTCTTGAATTGCCAGCTTTTATTAAGCAGAGAAATGTAATTGGTACGTGACTcacttcagttttttttttttttttttgcatatcaACTTTTTCTTACCAGCCATCTCTTAAGAGTTATTGGGTTCATGTTGAACTCCTTAACCAGTCCAAGGTCATGATACATATACTCCAAACAGCTAAGCATctgtaaaacatgcaaaaaaatgaGTTTCTTAGTTAGTATGTCTTGTTTAAAGCACAAAAAAGTTTaagtcaagatgcattttcttgatgagcaaagtAACTTAAGAacataagtctagttttaagacaaaaaaatcaaataaataaatttaagtaAACTTGTGGAtcaaacaagtaaaaaaatcctgaacttttttcttaaacacttaattaaaaaaaattcaagaaaaatgtgtttaccccattggcagatttttgttgttgcttgttttatccacaaattcacttacatttgatacattttatctaaaaactagacttattttcttaggtcattttgctcatcaagaaaaaacatctagatttaataatttttagatatttctactgaaaactagacaaaaatactaagtaagaaagtcattttctGCAGTGTACTTAGTatattgtcttgttttcattacaaatataaaacaattaaatcaagatgtaagatgtaaaataaatctagttattagagaaaaaaataatcaatttatgttaatttgtgcttaaaacaagcaacagcataaaaaatattaattcttgaattaagtgtttaagaacaaattcacataatttttttggtctaaaaactagacttacactgcaaaaaatgattatcaagaaaaaaaatcttagtatttttgtcttgttttcagtaaaaatacctaaaaattattaaattaagatgctttttcttgatgagcaaaatgacacaagaaaataagtctagtttttagaccaaaatataaaatttaagcgattttgtgcacaaaacaagcaaaaaataaatctgccaatagggtaagctaaattttcttgattttttcttgaatttaatgtttaagaaaaatgttttatgcacaaaatcacttaaatttgatatttttggtctaaaaactagacttatgtcgtttttctcatcaagaaagcatcttaatttaagaatgtttagatatttttactgaaatcaagacaaaaatactaagaacctgttttcttgaaaatcattttttgcggtgtattttaggtcattttgcttatcaagaaattgcaacttgatttaagaattttaggaCAAAAGTACGAAGAAAggcattttttgcagtgtagttagTAATTGTGTACACTTTAGTGTCTCTAACCTATGCTATTAAAGTTTTTATACAAAGACAAATCATAGAAAAAAAGGGCAGTTTTTCTCAATCGTTTCTCATAATACAGATGATGTTTTGTGCTTCTCAATTACAACTAAAACATTTCACATCAAATGATTCCAATACAAAATCTAATTCATGTGTCCACACTcgttttatttctttaatttataaaaatctataattttatGAAAGCAACATTTAACacaaatactgtaaaaatatgacAAACCTCATTATGTTCCCAATGCCACACATCAAAGGTGGGCTTCTTTAAAGTTTCTATGGTCTCCTGAGAAAGTGTGTACTGCAAACAGAAAATGCATAACGTGATTActtgattttatttgattttgctTTGAgaaaacagaaagattttacctTTGGATAGTTTGGTACGTCTCGTCTGGGAGAGAGTTTCTTTCCATCATCTGTAAAGTTGTATTTGCAGTTGCAGTTCACTCTGGTTATGAGAAATATGCCAGTAGATATTTAACATTGCCAATATGTATTTACACAAAACACATTCAAATAAAACATGACACTGCCTGTGAAACCCAGCTAAGGTAAATTCATCCTATACATAATTCAAAGAACAttttatgtgaaaatataaccttaatatctttaatattaaaggaatagtctactcattttcaaaataaaacgtagcgattttctaagcagatttaaaagaggaactatattgtatggcggaacagcacttttgggagtacttcgactcggcgcagtaacaccctccctctcccattataagagggagaaggggagcggatttttcaggcgagttgaagtactcccaaaagtgctgttccgccatacaatatagttcctctattaaatccgcttagaaaagcgctacgttttattttgtaccaccaaacttgctcgtataactactcgtcttaaataggaaaaacgttgatgtgtttggtcacttctaactttatctctgtttgataccattgaatgaatggggctaagctaaatgctatcgaagtgtcccagcgcgctccagcgcttacgtgcacgcacacagatgatagagggatgtatcaactcttcttagttaaggtaataacatattttaatattgaaaatgagtagactattcctttaactaagTAAAGCCATGATTGAATctatgtgaaatcaatgactgaTCAATCATACGACTTCAGCCGGGAAATGCTCACTAATTTAGTATACTTgtacttattttttatataaagcaaaatacaatacaatgcaATAAGTAAATCAAATATGATAGGAGCAGTGTGTGCTTGTACCTCACTCCTCCTCTAGAGGTCATTTCATCCCTTAGTTTCTTCAGATCGTTCTTGCACTTCTCAATTTCCACCACTTTCAGTCCTTCCACTTTTATAATACAAAGATTCAGATTATACGCTCGCAGCACTTTAGAAAGATGCACAACATAAGACGACAGCATCGCTCACATTCAACTTTCTTTTCCAGCATGGCCAGTCTGTCGGTCACTTCAGTCTTTAGCTCATTAACTCTAAAGGCCCTGAAACAGAAATCACATCGCATTCATTCTGTATTTTGCAACAATTACATATAGTTATAGGATATGACAAGCATCTCACCTGCTGAACTGCTCGGCCACTTGCGACAGTACGTTCTGGAACATGTCTTCTTTTTCTTTAGTGGGAATAAAGGGCATTTATTAATATAGTCTGTTATTGTCATATTTCTAAACTAATCATTTTTATCCATACCTCCTCCCTGGTTCGTGGAATGGGGTACAACTTTATACAAGTtgctagaaacaaagaaaaagcAGGCAGATGCATATTCTGTTTCTTGATTATTCattaacaattaatttaatttataattCAGATTCGTATTATAATCCTTATAATGTTAATATCTTACTTGGGATTGTTTACAGGCATGGTGGGATCAATAGATATTAATGCTCCTTCTTTGTCTATTAAAAGAATAGCTGTGGTTCTGGAAAGATATAAACGACAAtttaacacacacaaatatagaTGAGCCACATCATACAGTAAGTTTATATATGAGAGGACGCTGACCTGGCAATATTGGATGATGAACAAAGAAGCTCCTTGATATCACACGGGCTACAATGCCGACTGAAAATCACCTGAAACCACAAAAGTTTATCAATACTGCATAATAAGTTAATAAACGTATTATTTGTTCTTGAATAAGttcactgtaaaacctaaaagttaactcaactcaaaccatttaagtaaaaccggtttgcattagttttaaaacacatacatttgagtaatGTGAACTTTAACAAGTTGAGTCATATGTAGTTATGCActtatttaagttcacacttcttaaatataagtgcataattgcacatgactcaagttcacagtacttaaatttATAAATGGTCTAAGGCAACCGGTTTGCCCTTGGCAGCTGTTACAGGTACTTGTTCGTGTCAAAATCACCTGTCACCCACAATGACCctcaatatatattttcaacatAAGTAGATGTCTTAAAGAGGTGCCTGTCATTTTGTCTATTTCACAAGCAGACTTTTAATTACTgacatcatttaaatttgaattcatttattaaatacatttcataTTGGagaatttacatgcattcttaaaaaaaattatgcaaataTTTATTATGCACTTGTGACACAGTGGcccaaataaatatttagacaCTTAAGCCTTtgtaaaaataatacatttaattttaaatgtatgaacTACCTGATAAccctttaattaaattaatgcttttttgttattattattatgagaatgcatattacaaaaataaaatcagttGATATTCctaacttttttatatttgaaaaaGTTGAGACTCACTCTTTGCACTTTTCCATCCACATCCAGATAAATAGTTTTGGGAGCATAGGATGAAGAACTTGACCCCATGATGACCTCTGTTGTTGATGATGGTTTAACAAGATACTCAATCTATAGCCAATGTCCTGTTCTGGTCCACCAAAGtactctttaaaaataaagtataattAAGCAAATATACAGCCAAAATGAAGAGACCACTCCAGTTTtgactttaatcattatttctagATGGATTGGGACCATTTTAGTCCAGTGTTTGACATAAAGCCACACAACGGCAAATATAAAAGACAAGAGcaatgcaaaatacaaaaatacatgtaaaaaccTTAGCAATTTGTtgttgagaaatgtttttaaacttgttttattgaaaatctgaaaaaaaattgtcatttttgttattttgaccaAGTTTCTCCATTTAAAATTCtcagtaaataaatgcaaataaaacatAATGTTAATTAAGAACTTGCAAAAATATTGCCGGTAGTTGACAGAGTGaaacaaaaatgataattttactTAAACGCATACCTATAAATACCATTGTAATGGTCTTATTTATTCTGCTCTGTATATACTTCAGCTGTCTCCGATCTGTTTAGATACAAATGACTGTCCAAGTTATGTACAACTACTAATTTCAAAGAACTTGATTTATGGCTGTAAAACATTTGTGTAGATTAATACTGGATGTAAGCAGCAGGCAAATAAAAGGTGCTGACTTACCTCAGCAGGTGCCATTCAATCTCTGGCCGCTAACAGAGATGCTGATGAAGGGATGCTGGGGTTTTAAGCTCCGCTCTTTATCACCCACACCCCTGCTCTCCAGTGTTGCCAAGGAACTGTTAGGCTAATGCATTAATGCTGACTATGTGTTACATGTCATCTACTGCTTGGAGGTGACATGCATATCTATTATAACCCAATCTTTATAACTGCATCCAAGCATGatctataaaatatttttttaggaaTCACTTAAAGTTTTTGTCATGAGTTGCAAAGTTTgttttgggtaacactttacaataaggttgtatttgttaacaattagttaatgcattagctaacaatgAATCAACAatgcagcatttattaatcttagtttagcatgtactaatacatttataaaagcagatattgtaactgttaacattaaatAATGCGCCATGAATTAACATGATCAAGAATTAATACttgatgaaaaacaattttgttcatgttgttagttaatgcatttcctaatgtttactaatacaaccttattgtaaagtgttaccctgtTTTGCACAATGATTTAGTTAGTTAAAGACAAAgtagaaaaataaactttttattaaattcaaaatggctgacaggCAAATTTTGTCTCAGGCTATTTGGTATGACCCATCAAATCTAGAAAGTTCACTGACATGATCATGAGACCTATCTAATAAaaagaagttataagcattttTCTATATTTTGCTGTATCTTTTCCCTGAAAGCATAATGCCAGTAAACCACCAAGTTTACACAATTGCATGCAGTAGGGGTGAGCGGTGTACacatctgtgcttttggtctttttctcatACTGTCAGAAGATCTCCTGTGAGTTTGTGAAATGTTTTGATGCGTTAAAGAGTGTTTGAAGGCATGAAAGTTAATTTCtttatcttatgtttttttttttcgattttctgagttgggtgtgtaagtcaccaaatcaaCCTTATTATTTTAATCTCTGTTACCTGTCACCAACTCCTAGCTcctaactgatagctgggattgaaaacatttttacatagTGCGGTTAGTTGTCACAGTCTCaggtatagacggtttcatcggacgcacgtgatacacatctggatccgaaccttacttccggtttcatttttttaatggtctgactagttactaaactgatctcttgaacgaatgcctcgtcgaaaataacaaatgttttggtttcctaggtaatctatgtgttgttttttgcttgttatataaataaactacgtttaaagaactttgttgttatttattcttattggagtttaccggaagttacgtgcggactgcgacagccgcttgtttatgttgttactgctgaaacggtctatactatgaaatgaaatgaaaacaatgtaaatactattcaatAAAATgctaactgttaatacaatatcaggggaaataactcacaattatgatttttttgtcttaattgtgcagcacttaGAATAgaatctatttatatgcattaatGCATAATACAAGAATGAATAGATGAAGGaccatggatggatgaatgtgtggatatctatctattataggcagatactttgaacaaaatgttgccagtaaaaaacataaatttaaatctacggtaagttaccggcaacccagctgcaatttctacggaatttttttttacagtgtgtttatttgtagcagagatgagTAAAAACAGAGATGAATccaacttaaatattttttgaatgatagagccatAGCCAAAAAGCATTAcattgtgccccgctctcccctacacaAAAACAGATTGGTTTATTAAAAAGCTTTTGCAACTTTTGCCTTGACTGTACgctactgtaaaataaaatttaatccACACTAGTCAGCATTTGAAGTTGATCCAAAAGTTCAAAGTTATCCTGACAAGAAGGGGTTTGTTCAAAATTTTCAGATTATAAAATGGCAAACATAGTTCAAAGAAACACTCTTACATAACCTCAAGGAGTTTACCATACCATATAGTCAAATCGTATTTCACTTCTTTTAGAGTAACATCTCCTTCAATTTCAAAGTCTTCCAGTCATTtgcaaaaattataattaggAAACCAATAGCAAACGGCCGTCTCTTGTCCTTCCAAGCCTTTTGATGTAAAGGTGTACGCTGAAATAATGTCTGAACTTAGTTTTGTAGCAAaaaagtttctttaaaaaacattttatctaATATTTCTGGATGATATTCTGCCTTAAAATGGTTGTAGGAACAagacaaatagattaaaaaaattattgaaacTAATTGTGCTGACCTGTGACCAGCACAGGCATGGTTGGGGACTTGAATAATATGTCATTCACACACTAAacattatataaatatacactttttccataatagtgttttaaaggagacacaagactttaagatgttaaataatctTTGGTGTTCATTCATATGTAAATatgtac
Coding sequences within it:
- the pde9ab gene encoding high affinity cGMP-specific 3',5'-cyclic phosphodiesterase 9A isoform X1 yields the protein MGSSSSSYAPKTIYLDVDGKVQRVIFSRHCSPCDIKELLCSSSNIARTTAILLIDKEGALISIDPTMPVNNPNNLYKVVPHSTNQGGEKEDMFQNVLSQVAEQFSRAFRVNELKTEVTDRLAMLEKKVELEGLKVVEIEKCKNDLKKLRDEMTSRGGVRVNCNCKYNFTDDGKKLSPRRDVPNYPKYTLSQETIETLKKPTFDVWHWEHNEMLSCLEYMYHDLGLVKEFNMNPITLKRWLLAIQENYRDNPFHNFRHCFCVSQMMYGMLHLCNLQERLTMTDMCILMTAAVCHDLDHPGYNNTYQINARTELAVRYNDISPLENHHCAVAFQILSMPECNIFANVEPDSFKQIRQAIITLILATDMVRHGEILEAFKQKVDNFDFTNEEHVKCLKMVMIKCCDISNEVRPTEVAEPWVDCLLEEYFMQSDREKSEGLPVAPFMDRDKVTKPTAQIGFIKFVLIPMFETVMKLFPQIEEIMVQPLRDSRDHYEELKQIDDAMSEAQKKKTESMSLGGKKK
- the pde9ab gene encoding high affinity cGMP-specific 3',5'-cyclic phosphodiesterase 9A isoform X2 — its product is MGSSSSSYAPKTIYLDVDGKVQRVIFSRHCSPCDIKELLCSSSNIARTTAILLIDKEGALISIDPTMPVNNPNNLYKVVPHSTNQGGEKEDMFQNVLSQVAEQFSRAFRVNELKTEVTDRLAMLEKKVELEGLKVVEIEKCKNDLKKLRDEMTSRGGVRVNCNCKYNFTDDGKKLSPRRDVPNYPKYTLSQETIETLKKPTFDVWHWEHNEMLSCLEYMYHDLGLVKEFNMNPITLKRWLLAIQENYRDNPFHNFRHCFCVSQMMYGMLHLCNLQERLTMTDMCILMTAAVCHDLDHPGYNNTYQINARTELAVRYNDISPLENHHCAVAFQILSMPECNIFANVEPDSFKQIRQAIITLILATDMVRHGEILEAFKQKVDNFDFTNEEHVKCLKMVMIKCCDISNEVRPTEVAEPWVDCLLEEYFMQSDREKSEGLPVAPFMDRDKVTKPTAQIGFIKFVLIPMFETVMKLFPQIEEIMVQPLRDSRDHYEELKQIDDAMSEGSKANPTSSFLKLRT